The stretch of DNA GCACCCAAGTGGTCTGGGATCTGTGTCATTACGGCTGGCCGGACGACATCGACATCTGGCGGCCGCAGTTCGTTGAGCGTTTCGCCCGGTATGCGGCGGCGGCGGCGCAGTTGATCAAGGACGAAACCGACACAGTGCCGTTCTACGCGCCACTCAACGAGATTTCGTTCTGGGCCTGGGCGGGTGGCGATGAGGCGTACTTCAACCCGATGGCTCGCGGTCGCGGCTTCGAACTCAAGCATCAGCTGGTCCGCGCGACCATCGCGGCGATGGAGGCCATTCGCGACGTAGAACCGCGGGCACGCTTCGTTCAGGTCGATCCGGCGATCCACGTCGTCGCACCCAACGACCGGCCAGGGCCGCAGCGTGAGGCGGAGCGCTTTCGTCAGTCGCAGTTCGAGGCCTGGGACATGCTCTGTGGCGAGCAGTGGCCGGGCCTCGGCGGGGCGCCGGAGTACCTCGACGTATTGGGCGTGAATTACTACTCCGACAACCAGTGGTACCACGGTGACGGCCGCACCATCGACCGCGACAATCCGGACTATCGGCCCTTCAAGGGGATTCTCAGCGAAATCTGGCAGCGCTATCAGCGGCCCTTGCTGATCGCCGAAACTGGCGCCGAGGGTGATGTGCGTGGCGACTGGCTGCGCTATGTCAGCGAACAGGCCGGGCTGGCGATGCAGCGCGGGGTTCCGGTGGAGGGCATCTGCCTGTATCCCGTGCTGGATTACCCCGGCTGGACCGACGAGCGGCATTGTCCGGTGGGGCTCCTCGGTTTCCCCGACGAGAATGGCAACCGCTGCGTCCACGAAGGGCTCGCCGACGAGTTGCGCCTGCAGCAAATGCGCTTCAGCCAGTTCAACCACGCTGTGCAGCTCGCCGACGCCCTGTCATGAACGCCCCGGAGAAGGCGCCCCAGGCGAAACCGCAGCCGGTGCCGCTGCCGAGCCGACCGGTCCCCTTTCTCTGGCATTACATTTGTGCGCGGCCCTGGCACTTCGGCGGCTTGCTGGCGCTGATCATCGGCGCGGCCAGCTGCGCGGTGGCCGTGCAGTACGGCATGAAGCTGCTGGTCGACGCCATGGCGCAAGGCACCGCGGACCGCGGCTCGGCCAAGGTGTGGTGGCCACTGGGCCTGTTCATCAGCCTGATCGTCATCGAAAACGTGTTCTGGCGCCTTGGGGGCTGGCTCGGCTGCCGCACGGTGGTCGCCAGTGTCGTGGACCTGCGTGTCGACCTGTTCAAACACCTGACCGGCCACCCGATGCGCTACTTCACCGAGCATTTTGCTGGCTCGCTGGGCAATCGGATCTCCGCCCTTGGCCAGGCGGCGGGCGCGATCTATGGGGGCTTGGCGTGGAAGATCGTCCCGCCAATTATCGATTTCATCGGCGCGGTGGTGGTGCTGTTGACCGTGGACGTGCGCATGGCCGTGGCGCTGATTCTGTTCGTTGCCATCGTCGCCGCGCTGATTACCGGCTTTGGCATTCGTGGCCGGGCCAAGCACCAGCGCTTCGCGGCCCAGTCGGCGCGCGTCGGGGGTGAGCTGGTGGATGCGGTTTCCAACGTGTGGACCATCAAGGCGTTCTCCGCCCGCGACCGCGAGGCCGAGCGGCTGGCGCAGGAAATCGGCTACGAAGCCCGCGCGCAGCGGCGCAGTTGGATGTACCTGGAAAAGGCCCGGGTGATGCATGACATCTGCCTGTCGGTGATGGCCGGCGGCATGCTGATCTGGGCCATCAGCCTGTGGGTGGGCGGTGAAGTGACGGCCGGTGACGTGGTGCTGGTCAGCGCGCTGACCTTCCGCATTCTGCATGGCTCGCGGGATCTGGCGCTGGCGCTGGTGGATGCGACCCAGCAGATCGGTGCCATCGATGACACCTTGCGCATCATCGTCCAGCCGCATGGTCTGGAAGACAGTGACAACCAGTTACTGCTGGGGGAGGGCGACATCACCTTCGAGCGCGTCAGCTTCAGTTACCCGGGCCGCGGCGCGGTGTTCGAGGCGCTGGACCTGCACATACCGGCGGGGCAAAAGGTCGGTGTGGTGGGCTCGTCAGGCGCTGGCAAGTCGACGCTGATCCATCTCATCCAGCGCCTCGACGACGTCCAGGACGGCCGCATTCTCATCGACGGTCAGGACATCCGCAGCGTCAGCCAGGACAGCCTGCGCGAGAAGATTGCGGTGGTGCCGCAGGAGACGGCGCTGTTCAACCGCAGCATTCGCGAGAACATTCGCTATGGCCGCCCCGGCGCGACCGACGACGAGGTGGTGGAAGCCGCACGCAGCGCGTTCTGCGATGCCTTCATCCGTCAGCTGCCGCAGGGCTACGACACCCTGGTCGGCGAGCGTGGCGTGATGCTCTCCGGCGGGCAGCGCCAGCGCCTGGGCATCGCACGGGCCTTTCTCAAGAACGCGCCGATCCTGATCCTCGACGAGGCGACGTCGGCGCTGGATACCCAGTCCGAAGCCGAGATCCAGGTCGCGCTCAACGATCTGGTGCACAACCGCACGGTGGTGGCGGTGGCGCATCGGCTCTCGACCTTGGCGAGTTTCGATCGCATCGTCGTGCTGCGTGACGGGCGCATCGTCGAGGACGGCCCGCCCCATGAGCTGCGCAACCGTGGCGGCGCGTTCGACGCGCTGTGGCGAATGCAGGCCGAAGGTTTCAAGGCGCAGCCCGATCCGGCCGCATGAAGCGCGTCGCGGTCAATTCCCGCAGCCTTCAGGCGTTGGGGTACGACCCCGAAGGGCATGTCCTGGAGGTGCTGTTTCACAACGGCTCGCTGTACCGCTACGAACAGGTGCCAGCCGACGTGGTGCAGGCGCTGCTGGAAGCCGATTCCCTGGGACGCTATTTCAATCAGGTATTCAAGGCGCAGCATTACCCCTACCGGCGCCTCGAATGATCCGGTTGGTTTAAGTGGCGGGCGTGACGGCCTCGAGCCCGTAGGGTGGGCTT from Pseudomonas sp. DNDY-54 encodes:
- a CDS encoding KTSC domain-containing protein, whose protein sequence is MKRVAVNSRSLQALGYDPEGHVLEVLFHNGSLYRYEQVPADVVQALLEADSLGRYFNQVFKAQHYPYRRLE
- a CDS encoding ABC transporter ATP-binding protein; amino-acid sequence: MNAPEKAPQAKPQPVPLPSRPVPFLWHYICARPWHFGGLLALIIGAASCAVAVQYGMKLLVDAMAQGTADRGSAKVWWPLGLFISLIVIENVFWRLGGWLGCRTVVASVVDLRVDLFKHLTGHPMRYFTEHFAGSLGNRISALGQAAGAIYGGLAWKIVPPIIDFIGAVVVLLTVDVRMAVALILFVAIVAALITGFGIRGRAKHQRFAAQSARVGGELVDAVSNVWTIKAFSARDREAERLAQEIGYEARAQRRSWMYLEKARVMHDICLSVMAGGMLIWAISLWVGGEVTAGDVVLVSALTFRILHGSRDLALALVDATQQIGAIDDTLRIIVQPHGLEDSDNQLLLGEGDITFERVSFSYPGRGAVFEALDLHIPAGQKVGVVGSSGAGKSTLIHLIQRLDDVQDGRILIDGQDIRSVSQDSLREKIAVVPQETALFNRSIRENIRYGRPGATDDEVVEAARSAFCDAFIRQLPQGYDTLVGERGVMLSGGQRQRLGIARAFLKNAPILILDEATSALDTQSEAEIQVALNDLVHNRTVVAVAHRLSTLASFDRIVVLRDGRIVEDGPPHELRNRGGAFDALWRMQAEGFKAQPDPAA
- a CDS encoding beta-glucosidase, encoding MHQPTLFKSFFMGGFECSNHRRSDGRRLDLLAATGHDRWAAHDYGVLHRHGLHSVRDGLRWHLIEREPGRYDWSSFLPMLQAAQRQGTQVVWDLCHYGWPDDIDIWRPQFVERFARYAAAAAQLIKDETDTVPFYAPLNEISFWAWAGGDEAYFNPMARGRGFELKHQLVRATIAAMEAIRDVEPRARFVQVDPAIHVVAPNDRPGPQREAERFRQSQFEAWDMLCGEQWPGLGGAPEYLDVLGVNYYSDNQWYHGDGRTIDRDNPDYRPFKGILSEIWQRYQRPLLIAETGAEGDVRGDWLRYVSEQAGLAMQRGVPVEGICLYPVLDYPGWTDERHCPVGLLGFPDENGNRCVHEGLADELRLQQMRFSQFNHAVQLADALS